ACATTACATCCGGCCGCCCGCTGCTGGCAAGCAAAAAAAGGGTCGTTCATAGACAAATTTGCTTCTCCGTCATCATCTTCCGGAGATTGATCAGGCCATATCTCATACGACCCAAGGCGGTATTGATACTCACTTGCGTGAGGTCTGCAATTTCTTTGAAACTCAGTTCTGCATAATGTCGTAGGATAATTACTTCCCGCTGCTCTTCAGGGAGCATGTCCAGCATGATCCGGACGCGGTCGTGGCTTTGGCGGGTGATGATCTTGTCTTCCACGCAGCTGTCGCTGAAGCCCAGTACATCGAAGATGTCTTTGTCATCGCCGGTTTTTATCATCGGGGTGCGCTTGATCTTTCTAAAGTGGTCCACACACAGATTGTGTGCAATACGCATAGCCCAGGGTAAAAACTTCCCTTTCTCTGTATAACGTTCAGCCCTGATCGTGTCGATGATTTTGATGAATGTATCCTGGAAAATATCTTCCGCCAGAAAGGAATCCTTAACAAGCAACAATATGGAAGTGAACACCTTGTCTTTATGACGGTGAACCAATTCCTCCAATGCTGAAGTATGGCCTTTCTTAAAAAGGGTAATCAACTGCTCGTCGCACAATTTGTACATTATTTGCATAAACTTCTACAA
The Chitinophaga varians genome window above contains:
- a CDS encoding RNA polymerase sigma factor, yielding MQIMYKLCDEQLITLFKKGHTSALEELVHRHKDKVFTSILLLVKDSFLAEDIFQDTFIKIIDTIRAERYTEKGKFLPWAMRIAHNLCVDHFRKIKRTPMIKTGDDKDIFDVLGFSDSCVEDKIITRQSHDRVRIMLDMLPEEQREVIILRHYAELSFKEIADLTQVSINTALGRMRYGLINLRKMMTEKQICL